Proteins encoded within one genomic window of Camelina sativa cultivar DH55 chromosome 19, Cs, whole genome shotgun sequence:
- the LOC104764855 gene encoding trihelix transcription factor ASIL2-like, which yields METTPETHPKPHNQSRSNRLPAGREDWWSEDATATLIEAWGDRYVNLNRGNLRQNDWKEVADAVNASHGNGRPKTDVQCKNRIDTLKKKYKTEKAKPSSAWCFFDRLDFLIGPVVKKPSGGVVKSALMNPNLNPAGSKSTGSSLDDDDDDDDDEDDDDAGDWGFVVRKHRRVEDVDLSEGSAFRELARSILKLGEAFERIEGKKQRMMIELEKQRMEVAKDLELQRMNMLMEMQLELEKSKLGKRRACSGKKL from the exons ATGGAGACGACGCCGGAGACTCACCCGAAGCCTCACAACCAGAGCAGATCTAACCGTTTACCGGCGGGGAGAGAGGATTGGTGGAGCGAGGACGCTACAGCGACGTTGATCGAAGCTTGGGGAGATCGTTACGTCAATCTCAACCGTGGCAATCTCCGGCAAAACGATTGGAAAGAAGTCGCCGACGCCGTTAACGCTAGCCACGGTAACGGCCGGCCGAAGACCGACGTGCAGTGCAAGAACCGGATCGAtacgttgaagaagaagtacAAGACTGAGAAGGCGAAGCCTTCGTCGGCTTGGTGTTTCTTCGATAGGCTCGATTTCTTGATCGGTCCGGTTGTGAAGAAACCTTCCGGCGGCGTTGTTAAGTCGGCGTTGATGAACCCTAATTTGAACCCTGCTGGATCTAAATCGACGGGAAGCTCTcttgacgacgatgatgatgatgatgacgatgaagatgatgatgatgcggGTGATTGGGGTTTTGTGGTGAGGAAGCATCGTAGAGTTGAAGATGTAGATCTGAGTGAAGGATCGGCCTTTAGGGAGCTGGCGAGATCGATTCTGAAATTAGGAGAAGCGTTTGAAAGAATCGAAGGTAAGAAGCAGAGGATGATGATTGAATTGGAGAAGCAGAGGATGGAAGTTGCAAAGGACCTTGAGTTACAACGCATGAACATGTTGATGGAGATGCAATTGGAGCTTGAGAAGTCAAAACTTGGGAAACGAAGAGCTTGTTCAG GTAAGAAGTTGTAG
- the LOC109130782 gene encoding receptor-like protein 12, producing MTSLDISNNKIEGQVPSWLWTLPYLEHVNLSNNTFIGFQSLKKKQGLSSVQKPSMRYLLGSNNNFTGKIPSFICALSSLSALDLSKNNLNGSIPHCLENLNSTLSDLNLRQNNLSGGLLEHIFENMRSLVLGHNRLVGKLPRSLNRFSTLEVLNVESNRINDTFPFWLGSLQKLQVLALRSNAFHGPIHQASFPQLRIIDISHNHFDGTLPSDYFSKWTAMSSLGTDEDQSSQKYMGDESRYYQDSMVLMNKGVEMELVCILKILTAIDFSGNKFEGEIPKSIGLLKELHALNLSNNVLRVCLSLYICNERLNQ from the coding sequence ATGACGAGTCTAGAcatctccaacaacaaaatcgaAGGTCAAGTTCCTAGCTGGTTATGGACTCTACCATATTTGGAGCACGTGAATCTTTCCAACAACACTTTCATCGGTTTCCAAAGtctaaagaagaaacaaggacTATCCTCTGTCCAGAAACCATCTATGCGGTACTTGCTTGGctccaacaacaacttcacgGGAAAGATTCCTTCTTTCATATGCGCATTGAGTTCTTTAAGCGCGCTCGATTTATCTAAAAACAACTTGAACGGTTCAATCCCTCATTGTTTGGAAAATCTCAATAGTACTCTTTCAGATCTAAACCTTCGGCAGAATAATCTTAGTGGAGGTCTTCTAGagcatatatttgaaaatatgagGTCGCTTGTTCTCGGTCATAACCGACTTGTGGGAAAGCTTCCAAGATCTTTGAATCGTTTCTCTACTCTTGAAGTTTTGAACGTGGAGAGCAACCGAATCAATGACACGTTTCCGTTCTGGTTGGGTTCTCTACAGAAGCTGCAAGTTCTTGCCCTTCGCTCAAATGCATTCCATGGACCAATACATCAAGCCTCATTCCCTCAGTTGCGAATCATCGACATATCACATAATCACTTCGATGGAACTTTGCCATCAGATTACTTTTCGAAGTGGACTGCTATGTCATCACTTGGGACCGACGAAGATCAGTCTTCCCAAAAGTACATGGGAGATGAATCACGCTATTACCAAGATTCAATGGTTTTGATGAATAAAGGTGTAGAGATGGAGCTAGTATGTATCTTAAAAATCTTAACAGCAATCGACTTTTCTGGAAACAAATTTGAAGGAGAGATTCCAAAGTCCATCGGTCTATTGAAAGAGCTTCATGCGCTCAACCTGTCAAACAATGTACTAAGGGTTTgtctatccctatatatatgtaatgaacGATTGAATCAATaa
- the LOC104764859 gene encoding clathrin heavy chain 1, producing MAAANAPIIMKEVLTLPSIGINQQFITFTNVTMESDKYICVRETAPQNSVVIIDMNMPMQPLRRPITADSALMNPNSRILALKAQVPGTTQDHLQIFNIEAKAKLKSHQMPEQVAFWKWITPKMLGLVTQTSVYHWSIEGDSEPVKMFDRTANLSNNQIINYKCSPNEKWLVLIGIAPGSPERPQLVKGNMQLFSVDQQRSQALEAHAASFAQFKVPGNENPSILISFASKSFNAGQITSKLHVIELGAQPGKPSFTKKQADLFFPPDFADDFPVAMQVPHKFHLIYVITKLGLLFVYDLETASAIYRNRISPDPIFLTSEASAAGGFYAINRRGQVLLATVNEATIIPFISGQLNNLELAVNLAKRGNLPGAENLVVQRFQELFAQTKYKDAAELAAESPQGILRTPDTVAKFQSVPVQAGQTPPLLQYFGTLLTRGKLNAYESLELSRLVVNQNKKNLLENWLAEDKLECSEELGDLVKTVDNDLALKIYIKARATPKVVAAFAERREFDKILIYSKQVGYTPDYMFLLQTILRTDPQGAVNFALMMSQMEGGCPVDYNTITDLFLQRNLIREATAFLLDVLKPNLPEHAFLQTKVLEINLVTFPNVADAILANGMFSHYDRPRVAQLCEKAGLYIQSLKHYSELPDIKRVIVNTHAIEPQALVEFFGTLSSEWAMECMKDLLLVNLRGNLQIIVQACKEYCEQLGVESCIKLFEQFKSYEGLYFFLGSYLSMSEDPEIHFKYIEAAAKTGQIKEVERVTRESNFYDAEKTKNFLMEAKLPDARPLINVCDRFGFVPDLTHYLYTNNMLRYIEGYVQKVNPGNAPLVVGQLLDDECPEDFIKGLILSVRSLLPVEPLVEECEKRNRLRLLTQFLEHLVSEGSQDVHVHNALGKIIIDSNNNPEHFLTTNPYYDSKVVGKYCEKRDPTLAVVAYRRGQCDEELINVTNKNSLFKLQARYVVERMDGDLWEKVLTEENEYRRQLIDQVVSTALPESKSPEQVSAAVKAFMTADLPHELIELLEKIVLQNSAFSGNFNLQNLLILTAIKADPSRVMDYINRLDNFDGPAVGEVAVDAQLYEEAFAIFKKFNLNVQAVNVLLDNVRSIERAVEFAFRVEEDSVWSQVAKAQLRDGLVSDAIESFIRADDATQFLEVIRASEDTNVYDDLVRYLLMVRQKVKEPKVDSELIYAYAKIERLGEIEEFILMPNVANLQNVGDRLYDEALYEAAKIIYAFISNWAKLAVTLVKLQQFQGAVDAARKANSAKTWKEVCFACVDAEEFRLAQICGLNIIIQVDDLEEVSEYYQSRGCFNELISLMESGLGLERAHMGIFTELGVLYARYRYEKLMEHIKLFSTRLNIPKLIRACDEQQHWQELTYLYIQYDEFDNAATTVMNHSPEAWEHMQFKDIVAKVANVELYYKAVHFYLQEHPDIINDLLNVLALRLDHTRVVDIMRKAGHLRLIKPYMVAVQSNNVSAVNEALNEIYVEEEDYDRLRESIDLHDSFDQIGLAQKIEKHELVEMRRVAAYIYKKAGRWKQSIALSKKDNMYKDCMETASQSGDHDLAEQLLVYFIEQGKKECFATCLFVCYDLIRPDVALELAWINNMIDFAFPYLLQFIREYSGKVDELIKDKLEAQKEVKAKEQEEKDVMSQQNMYAQLLPLALPAPPMPGMGGGGYGPPPPMGGMPGMPPMPPYGMPPMGGY from the exons ATGGCGGCAGCTAACGCCCCCATCATCATGAAGGAGGTCCTAACG CTTCCGAGCATTGGGATCAACCAACAATTCATCACGTTTACAAATGTTACTATGGAGTCTGACAAGTACATTTGTGTACGGGAGACGGCACCGCAGAACAGTGTTGTTATTATCGATATGAATATGCCGATGCAGCCTTTAAGGAGACCTATAACTGCTGATTCTGCTCTTATGAATCCAAACTCTAGGATCCTTGCCTTAAAAG CTCAAGTCCCAGGAACTACTCAGGATCATCTACAAATATTTAACATCGAAGCAAAAGCAAAGTTGAAATCACATCAGATGCCTGAGCAG GTTGCTTTTTGGAAGTGGATCACACCAAAGATGCTGGGGCTGGTCACACAAACTTCTGTTTATCATTGGTCGATTGAAG GTGATTCTGAGCCAGTTAAGATGTTTGACAGAACGGCCAATTTGTCaaacaatcaaattataaactataagtGCTCTCCTAATGAGAAGTGGTTGGTCTTGATTGGAATTGCTCCTGGCTCTCCTGAG AGACCACAACTGGTCAAGGGAAATATGCAGCTTTTCTCTGTGGATCAACAACGGAGCCAGGCCCTTGAAGCACATGCTGCGTCATTTGCGCAGTTTAAG GTCCCTGGGAATGAAAATCCTTCTATTCTTATATCCTTTGCAAGCAAGAGCTTTAATGCTGGGCAGATAACATCAAAGTTGCATGTCATTGAGCTTGGTGCCCAACCAG GAAAACCATCATTTACTAAAAAGCAGGCAGATCTCTTTTTCCCTCCAGATTTTGCTGATGATTTTCCTGTGGCCATGCAG GTCCCTCACAAGTTTCACTTGATATATGTCATCACCAAGCTTGGCCTGCTGTTTGTGTATGATCTAGAGACGGCTTCTGCTATCTATAGAAATCGGATTAGTCCGGACCCCATTTTCTTAACATCTGAAGCTTCCGCAGCTGGGGGTTTCTATGCCATTAATAGGCGAGGACAAGTTCTTTTGGCAACAGTAAATGAGGCCACCATAATACCTTTTATTAGTGGTCAA TTGAACAATTTGGAGCTTGCTGTCAATCTTGCTAAGAGAGGAAACCTCCCTGGTGCAGAAAATCTG GTTGTCCAGCGGTTCCAAGAGTTATTTGCTCAAACAAAGTACAAGGATGCTGCGGAGCTTGCTGCCGAATCTCCTCAGGGTATTCTACGGACACCTGATACGGTGGCTAAATTCCAG AGTGTTCCTGTACAAGCAGGGCAAACTCCTCCATTGTTACAGTATTTTGGGACCCTTTTGACTAGAGGGAAGCTCAATGCATATGAGTCTTTGGAACTATCTCGGCTTGTTGTgaatcaaaacaagaagaacCTCTTGGAAAACTGGTTGGCTGAGGATAAGTTAGAATGCAGTGAAGAACTCGGAGACCTTGTCAAG ACTGTGGATAATGACCTTGCCCTAAAAATATACATCAAAGCTAGAGCTACTCCAAAAGTCGTTGCAGCTTTTGCAGAGCGAAGGGAGTTTGACAAGATACTGATTTATTCAAAGCAG GTTGGGTACACACCTGATTACATGTTTCTTCTGCAAACAATACTCCGTACGGATCCTCAG GGAGCAGTAAATTTTGCTTTAATGATGTCCCAAATGGAAGGAGGTTGTCCAGTTGACTACAACACTATCACTGATCTTTTCCTTCAG AGAAATTTGATCCGTGAAGCGACTGCGTTCCTTCTAGATGTTCTGAAGCCAAATTTACCTGAGCATGCTTTTCTGCAAACTAAG GTTTTGGAGATCAATTTGGTAACCTTTCCTAATGTGGCTGATGCAATCTTAGCAAATGGGATGTTCAGCCATTATGACCGGCCTCGTGTTGCTCAGCTTTGTGAAAAGGCTGGACTTTACATCCAATCCTTAAAG CATTACTCAGAGTTACCTGATATCAAACGTGTAATTGTGAACACACATGCTATTGAGCCACAG GCTCTTGTTGAGTTTTTCGGTACTCTTTCTAGCGAGTGGGCTATGGAGTGCATGAAAGATCTTCTGCTGGTCAACCTGAGAGGCAACCTTCAGATAATCGTTCAG GCTTGCAAGGAGTACTGTGAGCAACTTGGTGTTGAATCATGCATTAAACTCTTTGAGCAATTTAAGTCATACGAAGGGCTGTACTTTTTCCTAGGTTCATATTTGAGTATGAG TGAGGATCCTGAGATTCACTTCAAGTACATTGAAGCAGCTGCCAAGACTGGTCAAATAAAGGAGGTTGAGCGTGTGACTAGAGAGTCTAACTTTTATGATGCTGAAAAGACGAAGAACTTTTTGATGGAAGCTAAGCTTCCTGATGCCAGACCTTTGATAAATGTCTGTGATCGTTTCGGCTTTGTGCCTGATCTTACTCATTACCTCTACACAAACAACATGCTGCGTTATATTGAAGGTTACGTTCAGAAG GTGAATCCTGGGAATGCTCCCTTAGTTGTGGGGCAGTTGCTTGATGACGAATGTCCTGAAGATTTTATAAAAGGCCTCATTCTTTCTGTTCGTTCATTACTTCCCGTTGAACCCCTTGTCGAGGAATGTGAAAAGAG AAATCGACTCCGGCTCCTCACTCAGTTCTTAGAGCATCTAGTTAGTGAGGGAAGCCAAGATGTGCATGTCCATAATGCCTTGGGTAAAATTATCATAGACAGTAATAACAATCCTGAGCATTTCCTGACCACCAATCCTTACTACGACTCTAAGGTTGTGGGTAAGTACTGCGAGAAACGTGATCCCACTCTGGCTGTTGTGGCATACAGACGAGGACAATGTGATGAGGAACTCATCAATGTCACCAACAAGAACTCTTTGTTCAAGTTACAAGCCAG GTACGTAGTGGAGAGGATGGATGGTGACCTCTGGGAGAAGGTTCTTACGGAAGAAAATGAATATAGGAGGCAACTTATTGACCAAGTTGTGTCTACTGCTTTACCAGAAAGCAAGAGCCCAGAGCAAGTTTCTGCAGCTGTTAAAGCATTCATGACTGCTGATCTGCCGCATGAGCTTATTGAGCTTCTTGAAAAAATTGTGCTTCAAAATTCTGCCTTCAGTGGAAATTTCAATCTGCAAAATCTGCTTATACTGACAGCTATTAAGGCAGATCCGTCTAGAGTTATGGATTACATTAACAGGCTGGATAATTTTGATGGTCCAGCTGTTGGAGAAGTGGCGGTTGATGCGCAATTGTACGAGGAAGCATTTGCGATTTTCAAGAAGTTTAACTTAAATGTTCAGGCTGTCAATGTATTGTTGGATAATGTCAGAAGCATTGAACGTGCTGTTGAATTTGCTTTCCGGGTCGAAGAAGATTCTGTTTGGAGTCAAGTGGCTAAGGCTCAGCTCAGGGATGGACTAGTCAGTGATGCTATTGAGTCCTTTATCCGAGCTGATGATGCCACTCAGTTCCTGGAGGTCATCCGTGCCTCTGAAGATACTAATGTCTATGATGACTTGGTCAGATACCTTTTGATGGTTAGACAGAAGGTGAAGGAACCCAAGGTGGATAGCGAGCTCATCTATGCTTATGCAAAGATTGAAAGGTTGggtgagattgaagaatttaTTCTGATGCCCAACGTTGCTAACCTTCAAAATGTTGGTGACCGCTTGTATGACGAAGCTCTGTATGAGGCTGCAAAGATAATTTATGCATTCATATCGAATTGGGCCAAGCTAGCCGTCacacttgtgaagttgcaaCAGTTCCAAGGTGCTGTTGATGCTGCAAGGAAAGCAAACAGTGCAAAGACATGGAAGGAAGTCTGCTTTGCTTGTGTTGATGCTGAGGAATTCCGACTTGCTCAAATCTGTGGACTTAACATTATCATACAG GTGGATGACCTGGAAGAAGTGAGCGAGTACTACCAGAGCAGAGGATGCTTCAATGAATTGATCTCGCTTATGGAGAGTGGACTTGGTCTGGAACGTGCGCACATGGGGATCTTCACCGAGTTGGGTGTACTGTACGCCAGATATCGTTATGAAAAGCTTATGGAACACATCAAATTGTTCTCAACTCGCCTCAATATTCCCAAGCTTATCCGCGCCTGTGATGAACAACAGCATTGGCAGGAACTTACCTATCTTTACATTCAATATGATGAGTTTGATAATGCTGCAACCACTGTCATGAACCATTCTCCTGAAGCATGGGAGCACATGCAATTCAAAGACATCGTTGCCAAGGTTGCAAATGTTGAGCTTTACTATAAGGCCGTTCACTTCTACTTGCAAGAGCATCCTGATATAATCAACGATCTTCTCAATGTGCTTGCTCTGCGGTTAGATCACACGCGTGTCGTTGATATTATGCGCAAG GCTGGTCACTTGCGCCTTATTAAACCATACATGGTTGCAGTTCAGAGCAACAATGTCTCTGCTGTAAATGAAGCTCTGAATGAGATAtacgtagaagaagaagactatgaCAGGTTGCGCGAGTCTATCGATTTGCATGACAGTTTTGACCAGATAGGTCTCGCTCAGAAG ATTGAGAAACACGAGCTTGTCGAAATGAGACGTGTGGCTGCTTATATCTACAAGAAAGCTGGTAGATGGAAGCAATCGATTGCTTTGTCAAAGAAAGATAACATGTACAAGGACTGTATGGAAACTGCTTCACAATCTGGCGACCATGATCTTGCGGAACAACTTCTCGTCTACTTCATTGAACAG GGGAAAAAGGAATGCTTTGCTACATGTCTCTTTGTCTGTTATGACTTAATCCGACCAGACGTTGCTCTCGAACTCGCTTGGATCAACAATATGATCGACTTTGCCTTCCCGTATCTCCTCCAG tTTATCCGAGAATACTCTGGCAAAGTGGATGAGCTAATCAAGGACAAGCTGGAGGCACAAAAAGAGGTGAAGGCCAAAGAACAGGAAGAGAAGGATGTCATGTCCCAACAG AACATGTACGCCCAATTATTGCCACTTGCTTTACCCGCACCACCGATGCCAGGAATGGGAGGTGGTGGGTATGGTCCGCCACCACCAATGGGCGGAATGCCAGGAATGCCTCCAATGCCACCATATGGAATGCCACCGATGGGTGGTTACTAA
- the LOC104764856 gene encoding LOB domain-containing protein 21 produces the protein MRGHEPRSSSSCAACKLLKRRCTPTCIFAPYFRSSDLITFAKVHKVFGASNVSKLLGEVPEEQRQETVNSLAYEAEVRLKDPVYGCIGAIASLQKKMLELQHDLAVARTRLLAHSGVSNHVSPLDNSPELAAFLDLVPYSDLMLLDGSTSLDAYLYDLGQPPFV, from the coding sequence ATGAGAGGGCATGAGCCACGATCAAGTTCATCTTGTGCAGCCTGCAAGCTCCTGAAGAGACGATGCACACCCACTTGCATTTTCGCTCCTTATTTCCGCTCAAGTGACCTGATAACTTTCGCCAAAGTCCATAAAGTCTTTGGTGCCAGTAACGTCAGTAAGCTTCTTGGTGAGGTTCCTGAAGAACAGAGACAAGAAACAGTCAACTCGTTGGCTTATGAAGCTGAGGTTCGTCTCAAGGATCCTGTTTACGGTTGCATTGGAGCCATAGCTTCTCTGCAGAAGAAGATGCTTGAGCTTCAACATGATCTAGCCGTTGCTCGCACTCGACTGCTTGCCCATTCTGGGGTCAGCAACCACGTGTCCCCGTTGGATAATTCTCCTGAGCTCGCTGCTTTTCTCGATCTTGTACCTTACAGTGACTTGATGTTGCTTGATGGGTCTACTAGTCTTGATGCTTACTTGTATGATCTTGGACAGCCTCCTTTTGTATAG
- the LOC104764857 gene encoding RING-H2 finger protein ATL66-like produces the protein MTSSSPSPQASMLLYWHDNQYDDRNFQIHGRTLFFAVALLSVVFVFALLTLYIHRSCLPHTSATILHAPSPDQHMLCVRGGLEPATIRSLPVVLFRREAAEDEEEECCICLGGFEEGDKMKLLPPCSHCYHCECVDRWLKTESSCPLCRVSIRVDSSMSLPSQ, from the coding sequence ATGACGTCATCTTCACCGTCTCCACAAGCCTCCATGCTTTTGTACTGGCACGACAACCAATACGACGACCGCAACTTCCAGATTCATGGCCGTACACTCTTCTTCGCCGTGGCTCTGTTATccgtcgtcttcgtcttcgctCTACTCACTCTCTACATCCACCGGAGCTGCCTACCACACACTTCCGCCACTATTCTCCACGCCCCGTCTCCTGATCAACACATGCTATGCGTCCGAGGAGGGCTTGAGCCTGCTACGATCAGAAGCTTACCCGTGGTGCTTTTCAGGAGAGAAGCGGcggaggatgaggaggaggagtgtTGTATATGTCTTGGTGGTTTCGAGGAAGGGGATAAGATGAAACTGCTTCCTCCGTGTAGCCATTGTTACCACTGCGAATGTGTGGATCGGTGGCTTAAGACCGAGTCGAGTTGCCCGCTATGCCGAGTCTCCATCCGAGTGGACTCGTCCATGTCGTTGCCAAGCCAATGA
- the LOC104764853 gene encoding receptor-like protein 12 — MKGFGNATIIIPISLCFIFIFIYHFEDVLAAPPTRHLCSPEQRDALLAFKNEFHIGKPNPDCMEYGIESHRKTESWANNSDCCSWKGITCNAKSGDVIELDLHCSFLHGRFYSNSSLQKLPFLTTLDLSFNDFYGQVPSLIGNFPHLTTLNLSMNQLSGQIPSSIGNLSHLITLQLSENKFSGRIPSSIGKLFHLTSLQLSGNYFSGRIPTWIGNLSELNYLSFRENNLVGEIPYSIGKLSQLIELSLWGNNLVGEIPSSIGKLSQLTDLRIFGNNLVGEIPFSFGNLNHLTSLFVGDNNLRGNFPIVLLNLTGFSDLDISDNQFSGVFPPNITSLSNLEYFQASHNAFTGTIPSSLFAIPSLTEIFLSDNQLNGTLEFGNTSSLSNLKLLVIGNNNFKGPIPRSISKFVNLSGLELSHFDTQGRLVDFSIFSPLKSLMSLDLSYLNSTTTIDLYDILSYSKSLSHLDLSGNHVSTTNKSSVSNPPSQEIDSLSLSGCGITEFPAELLRTLHGMGFLDISNNKIEGQVPAWLWTLPNLTYVNLSNNTFNGFQRAKKKQGLSSVRKPFVSYFLGSNNNFTGKIPSFICEFRSLDTLDLSENNFNSSIPHCLVNLNNTLSVLNLRQNNLSGGLPEHIFESLRSFDVGHNQLVGKLPRSLIRFSTLEVLNVESNKINDTFPFWLGSLQKLQVLVLRSNAFHGPIHQASFPQLRIIDISHNHFDGTLPSEYFVKWSAMSSLKPDEDHSSEKYMRGGSRYYYDSLVLMNKGVEMELVRILKIYTAIDFSGNRFEGEIPKSIGLLKELHVLNLSNNAFTGCIPSSMGNLKALDSLDVSQNKLSGEIPQELGDLPFLAYMNFSHNKLTGLVPVSTQFLTQPCSSFENNMGLLFGSSLDKVCRDIHTPASHQQYETPISEDEDEEEVISWIAAAIGFVPGISFGFRIGYISLSYKPKWFTNPFGRNNRRRRSTTSTTH, encoded by the coding sequence atgaaagGTTTCGGGAACGCAACGATTATCATTCctatttctctttgttttattttcatattcatttatCATTTTGAAGACGTGCTTGCGGCTCCTCCTACTAGGCATTTGTGTAGTCCCGAACAAAGGGATGCACTTCTCGCTTTCAAAAACGAGTTTCATATTGGGAAGCCTAATCCTGATTGTATGGAGTATGGCATTGAATCTCATCGGAAGACGGAGTCATGGGCGAATAACAGCGACTGTTGTAGTTGGAAGGGAATCACGTGCAATGCAAAGTCCGGAGATGTGATCGAGCTAGACCTTCACTGCAGCTTTCTCCATGGCCGGTTTTATTCCAATAGCAGTCTTCAAAAACTTCCTTTTCTAACCACTCTTGACctttcatttaatgatttttatggtCAAGTCCCGTCTTTGATTGGAAACTTTCCTCATCTCACCACTCTCAACCTTTCTATGAATCAACTTTCGGGTCAGATTCCATCTTCTATTGGAAATCTTTCTCATCTTATAACTCTCCAACTTTCAGAAAATAAGTTCAGTGGTCGAATTCCATCTTCCATTGGAAAACTTTTTCATCTCACCTCTCTCCAACTTTCGGGTAATTATTTCAGTGGTCGGATTCCAACTTGGATTGGAAACCTTTCTGAACTCAACTATCTCAGCTTTCGGGAAAACAATCTCGTTGGTGAAATCCCATATTCAATTGGAAAGCTTTCTCAACTCATCGAGCTTAGCCTTTGGGGAAACAATCTCGTTGGCGAAATCCCATCTTCGATTGGAAAGCTTTCTCAACTCACCGATCTCCGCATTTTTGGAAACAATCTCGTTGGTGAAATCCCATTTTCTTTTGGCAATCTAAACCACCTGACCTCCTTATTTGTTGGTGACAATAATCTCAGGGGCAACTTTCCCATTGTACTACTGAATTTGACAGGGTTTTCAGATTTAGATATCTCCGACAATCAGTTCAGTGGTGTGTTTCCTCCTAATATCACTTCACTATCCAACTTGGAATATTTTCAAGCAAGTCACAATGCTTTCACTGGAACtatcccttcttctctcttcgcCATTCCTTCtttaactgaaatttttttgagtGATAACCAACTCAACGGCACTCTTGAGTTTGGGAATACATCTTCACTGTCTAACCTAAAATTGTTAGTCATTGgcaacaacaacttcaaaggGCCAATCCCGAGATCCATTTCCAAATTTGTCAACCTCTCGGGACTTGAACTATCTCATTTCGACACCCAAGGCCGCCTAGTTGACTTTAGTATCTTCTCGCCTCTCAAGTCCCTCATGTCTCTTGACCTATCCTATTTGAACTCCACCACTACGATTGACTTGTATGATATCTTATCATATTCCAAAAGCCTCTCTCACTTAGATCTCTCAGGCAACCAtgtttcaacaacaaacaaaagttcAGTTTCAAATCCCCCTTCACAAGAGATAGATTCTTTGAGCTTATCAGGCTGCGGTATCACCGAGTTTCCAGCAGAGCTCCTAAGAACCCTACATGGAATGGGATTTCTAGAcatttccaacaacaaaatcgaAGGTCAAGTCCCTGCCTGGTTATGGACTCTACCAAACTTGACGTACGTGAATCTTTCCAACAACACTTTCAACGGTTTCCAAAGagcaaagaagaaacaaggacTATCCTCTGTCCGGAAACCATTTGTGAGTTACTTTCTTGGctccaacaacaacttcactgGCAAGATTCCTTCTTTCATATGCGAGTTTCGTTCTCTAGACACTCTTGATTTATCTGAAAACAACTTCAACAGTTCAATCCCTCATTGTTTGGTAAATCTCAATAATACTCTTTCAGTTTTAAACCTTCGTCAAAATAATCTTAGTGGAGGTCTTCCAGAGCATATATTTGAAAGTCTAAGGTCGTTCGATGTCGGTCATAACCAACTTGTGGGAAAGCTTCCAAGATCTTTGATCCGTTTCTCTACTCTTGAAGTTTTGAACGTGGAAAGCAACAAAATCAACGACACGTTTCCATTCTGGTTAGGTTCTCTACAAAAGCTACAAGTTCTTGTCCTTCGCTCCAATGCATTCCATGGACCAATACATCAAGCCTCCTTCCCTCAGTTGCGAATCATCGACATATCACATAATCACTTCGATGGAACTTTGCCTTCGGAATACTTTGTGAAGTGGAGTGCTATGTCATCACTTAAGCCCGACGAAGATCACTCTTCCGAAAAGTACATGAGAGGGGGATCACGCTATTACTATGATTCATTGGTTTTGATGAATAAAGGTGTAGAGATGGAGCTAGTACGTATCTTAAAAATCTACACAGCAATCGACTTTTCAGGAAACAGATTCGAAGGAGAGATTCCAAAGTCCATCGGTTTATTGAAAGAGCTTCATGTGCTCAACTTGTCAAACAATGCTTTCACTGGCTGCATCCCTTCCTCTATGGGGAACCTGAAAGCTCTCGATTCGCTGGACGTTtcccaaaacaagctttcaGGAGAAATTCCACAAGAGCTAGGGGATCTCCCTTTCCTTGCGTACATGAACTTCTCTCATAACAAACTTACAGGCCTAGTACCAGTGAGCACTCAGTTTCTAACGCAGCCTTGCTCTTCTTTTGAGAACAATATGGGACTTCTTTTTGGCTCTTCTCTTGACAAAGTTTGCAGAGATATTCACACGCCAGCATCACATCAACAATATGAAACGCCGATATCAgaggacgaagatgaagaagaggtgaTTAGTTGGATAGCAGCTGCAATAGGATTCGTACCTGGTATTTCCTTTGGGTTTAGGATTGGATACATATCGCTTTCCTACAAACCAAAGTGGTTCACGAACCCTTTCGGCCGAAACAATCGTAGACGGAGAAGCACTACAAGTACAACTCACTAG